The following coding sequences are from one Ursus arctos isolate Adak ecotype North America unplaced genomic scaffold, UrsArc2.0 scaffold_23, whole genome shotgun sequence window:
- the PTGDR2 gene encoding prostaglandin D2 receptor 2, translating into MSANVSLKPLCPVLEQMSRIQSHSNSSIRYMDHASVLLHGLASLLGLLENGLILFVVGCRMRQTVVTTWVLHLALSDLLAAATLPFFTYFLAVGHSWELGTAFCKLHSSIFFLNMFASGFLLSAISLDRCLQVARPVWAQNHRTVAAAHRVCLALWALAVLNTVPYFVFRDTIPRRDGRIMCYYNVLLLNPGPDRDATCNSRQAALAVSKFLLAFVVPLAVIASSHAVVSVQLRHRGRRRPSRFVRLVAAVVAAFALCWGPYHVFSLLEARAHADPALRPLVWRGLPFVTSLAFINSVVNPLLYVFTCPDVLHKLRRSLRSVLESVLLDDSELGGLSSGRRRRASGPRPVPAARPPPASGPARLLAWLRGGRPASAQRARARSQDERGPLNRALSSTSG; encoded by the coding sequence ATGTCGGCCAACGTCAGCCTGAAGCCGCTCTGCCCGGTCCTGGAGCAGATGAGCCGCATCCAAAGCCACAGCAACTCCAGCATCCGCTACATGGACCACGCGTCCGTGCTGCTGCACGGGCTGGCCTCGCTGCTGGGCCTGCTGGAGAACGGACTCATCCTCTTCGTGGTGGGCTGCCGCATGCGCCAGACCGTGGTCACCACCTGGGTGCTGCACCTGGCGCTGTCAGACCTGCTGGCCGCCGCCACCCTGCCCTTCTTCACTTACTTCCTGGCCGTGGGCCACTCGTGGGAGCTGGGCACGGCCTTCTGCAAGCTGCACTCCTCCATCTTCTTCCTCAACATGTTCGCCagcggcttcctgctcagcgccATCAGCCTGGACCGCTGCCTGCAGGTGGCGCGGCCTGTGTGGGCGCAGAACCACCGCACGGTGGCCGCGGCGCACAGGGTCTGCCTGGCGCTCTGGGCCCTGGCTGTGCTCAACACCGTGCCCTACTTCGTGTTCCGGGACACCATCCCGCGGCGGGACGGCCGCATCATGTGCTACTACAACGTGCTGCTCCTGAACCCCGGGCCTGACCGCGACGCCACGTGCAACTCGCGCCAGGCGGCCCTGGCCGTCAGCAAGTTCCTGCTGGCTTTCGTCGTGCCGCTGGCCGTCATCGCCTCGAGCCACGCGGTCGTGAGCGTGCAGCTGCGCCACCGCGGCCGCCGGCGGCCCAGCCGCTTTGTGCGCCTGGTGGCGGCCGTGGTGGCGGCCTTCGCGCTCTGCTGGGGGCCCTACCACGTGTTCAGTCTGCTGGAGGCGCGCGCGCACGCCGACCCCGCGCTGCGGCCGCTCGTGTGGCGCGGCCTGCCCTTCGTCACCAGCCTGGCCTTCATCAACAGCGTGGTCAACCCGCTGCTCTACGTGTTCACCTGCCCCGACGTGCTGCACAAGCTGCGGCGCTCGCTGCGCAGTGTGCTGGAGAGCGTGCTGCTGGACGACAGCGAGCTGGGCGGCCTGAGCAGCGGCCGCCGCCGGCGCGCCTCCGGCCCCCGCCCGgtgcccgccgcccgcccgccgcccgcgtCCGGGCCCGCACGCCTGCTCGCCTGGCTGCGGGGCGGCCGCCCGGCGTCCGCGCAGAGGGCCCGCGCCCGGTCCCAGGACGAGAGGGGCCCCCTGAACCGGGCGctgagctccacgtcaggctag
- the ZP1 gene encoding zona pellucida sperm-binding protein 1: MVCLMAGASAGVWGRCMALLLLAALGLGQRPHPEPGLTGLWHHYDCGVKGMQLRVFPQPGQTIRFKVVDEFGNQFEVNNCSACYHWVTTKPLGPAVFSAGYKGCHVLEKDGRSHLRVFIEAVLPDGRVDATRDVTLICPKPGHTWTPDAHLASHTGFSLPTPQARPLHPTPEHGLVRATPTLPSLRPGPTTHPTQAPPQWGTLEHWGGSEPPYPGAHLPREQCQVPSGPIPCGVRRGSKEACQRAGCCYDNSREVPCYYGNTATVQCFRNGHFVLVVSRETALAHGITLANIHLAYAPTSCSPTQETRSFVVFRFPFSHCGTTVQVAGNQLIYENQLVSEIEARTGPQGSITRDGTFRLHVRCVFNASDFLPLRASISPWPSPAPVTQSGPLRLQLRIAQDETFRSYYEAGDYPIVRLLREPVPVEVRLLQRADPGLVLLLHQCWATPGASPFQQPQWPILSDGCPFDGDNYRTQLVALDGAELSFPSHYRRFTVATFALLDPGSRRALGGWVYFFCSASACSPSGLETCSTTCSSGPARQRRAYTPHSKAAERQNLVSSPGPVGFEGFYRQEPLPRTTGSPRSTDQRPLLWVVLLLVAVALVLGVGVFAGLTQAKRRSSRKTTEGEGAQ; this comes from the exons ATGGTGTGTCTGATGGCAGGAGCTTCAGCCGGGGTCTGGGGTCGCTGCATGGCGTTGCTGCTGCTGGCtgctctggggctggggcagcgGCCACACCCCGAGCCTGGTCTCACAGGCCTGTGGCACCACTATGACTGTGGGGTCAAGGGCATGCAGCTACGGGTGTTCCCCCAGCCAGGCCAGACGATCCGCTTCAAGGTGGTAG atgAATTTGGGAACCAATTTGAGGTAAACAACTGCTCTGCTTGCTACCACTGGGTCACCACCAAGCCCCTGGGACCTGCTGTCTTCTCTGCTGGTTACAAAGGCTGCCACGTGCTGGAGAAG GATGGGCGCTCCCACCTGAGGGTGTTCATCGAAGCCGTGCTGCCCGACGGTCGAGTTGATGCAACACGAGACGTCACTCTGATCTGTCCTAAACCTGGCCACACCTGGACTCCGGACGCCCACCTGGCTTCACACACGggcttctcccttcccaccccgcAGGCCcggcccctccaccccaccccagagcaTGGCCTTGTCCGCGCAACCCCTACCTTGCCgtccctcagacctggacccacCACCCATCCCACCCAGGCTCCACCCCAGTGGGGCACCCTGGAACACTGGGGGGGTTCTGAGCCACCTTACCCAG GTGCACATCTGCCTCGGGAGCAGTGCCAGGTGCCCTCCGGGCCCATCCCCTGTGGAGTGAGAAGAGGTTCGAAGGAGGCCTGTCAGCGGGCTGGCTGCTGCTATGACAACAGCAGAGAGGTCCCCTGTTACTATGGCAACACAG CAACTGTCCAGTGCTTCAGAAATGGCCACTTTGTCCTGGTGGTGTCCCGGGAAACAGCCTTGGCGCACGGGATCACGCTGGCCAACATCCACTTGGCCTATGCCCCCACCAGCTGCTCCCCGACCCAGGAGACCAGGTCCTTCGTGGTCTTCCGCTTCCCTTTCTCCCACTGTGGGACCACAGTTCAG GTGGCTGGCAACCAGCTCATCTATGAGAATCAGCTGGTGTCTGAAATCGAGGCCCGAACGGGGCCACAGGGCTCCATCACGCGGGACGGCACCTTCCG GCTTCACGTGCGCTGCGTCTTCAACGCCAGTGACTTCCTGCCACTCCGCGCATCCATCTCCCCATGGCCCTCGCCAGCGCCCGTGACCCAGTCCGGGCCCCTGCGGCTCCAGCTGCGGATTGCCCAGG ATGAGACTTTCCGCTCCTACTATGAGGCCGGGGACTACCCCATCGTGAGGCTGCTCCGCGAGCCTGTCCCGGTGGAGGTCCGGCTCCTGCAGAGGGCAGACCCCGGTCTGGTCCTGCTGCTGCACCAGTGCTGGGCCACTCCCGGTGCCAGCCCCTTCCAGCAGCCTCAGTGGCCCATCCTGTCCGACGG GTGTCCTTTCGATGGAGACAACTACAGGACCCAATTGGTAGCCTTGGACGGGGCAGAGCTGTCCTTCCCATCCCACTACCGGCGTTTCACCGTTGCCACCTTCGCCCTCCTGGACCCTGGCTCCCGGAGGGCCCTCGGGGGATGG GTTTACTTCTTCTGCAGCGCCTCCGCCTGCTCCCCTTCGGGGTTGGAGACGTGCTCCACGACATGCAGCTCTGGGCCTGCGA GACAGCGACGAGCCTACACCCCCCATAGCAAAGCTGCCGAGCGCCAGAACCTCGTGAGCTCTCCAGGGCCCGTGGGCTTCGAGGGCTTTTACAGGCAGGAGCCTCTGCCGAGGACCACAG GGTCCCCCAGGAGCACTGACCAGAGGCCTCTGCTCTGGGTGGTCCTTCTGCTGGTGGCTGTGGCCCTGGTCCTCGGGGTCGGTGTTTTCGCGGGCCTTACCCAAGCCAAGCGCAGAAGCTCCAGGAAGACAACAGAGGGTGAAGGGGCTCAATAA